The genomic window AACCCGAGGAGAGCTGCTGGAGACGGTGTTCGGCGAGCACGACGCCATCAGCGGCTCGGACGAGGGGCGCAGCTTCCGGGCCTTCTGGGACTTCCTCATGTCGCCGGCGCGACAGGAGGAGCTCACCCGGAGCCTCGAGCGGGTGCTGGCGCATCCGGCCGTGCAGGCGCTGCAGCCGGACCCACGGCTGACGCGCATCCACTTCGACTGGCTCGAAGCGGGCGAGCACACGCAGCGCACCGTGGCGCGGCTCTCCAGTCAGCTTCGGCGCTACCTCGACGAGCATGTATGGCTGGAGAACCGCCGCATCATGCAGCTGCTGCGCGGTGTCGAGCAGCACGCGCTGGCGATCCGCAACCACCCGCCCGGAGCCGCGTTCATGGAGCTGGACGAGCCGGCTCCCTCGCTCGAGCTGCCCGTGGAGCGGCCGCTGTTCTCGCCGCCCGTGCAGGCGAGGCTGACGGACACCGAGGTGCGCGAGGCGTCCGGGGAGGTTCCCTCGGAGGCGCTCTTCGCGCGCATGTTCATCGACAAGGAGCAGCTGCGCGAGCATGTCCGTGACGCGCTTCGGACGCGCGAGCAGGTGTCCCTCGCGGAGCTCGTACGGGAACACCCGCTTGAGCATGGCCTGGCCGAGCTGGTGGTCTACCTCAGCCTCGCGGCCGAGAACCGACGCGCCGCGATCGATGACTCCAACACCCAAGACTTCTTCTGGACCGATGCGCGCGGCTGCGAACGCCGCGCGACCCTTCCCCTGGTGCTATTCCTCCGATGACCACTCCTACGTGTCCCCCCGCTGGTTCTCCTGAGTCCCTGTCCCGTGTGCTCGTCTCCCTGATGAAGGGAGTGCTCTACCAGGAGGACGATCCGGTCCTCTGGCAGACCCTGCTCCAGCAGCAAGGGCGCGTGCGCGACCACGTGTTGGTGCTGGGCCTGCAGCTGATGCTCGACGAAGCGGAGGGCTATGCCTGTCTGCGCCAGCGCCCCATGGGCGGGGATGAGCAGGAGCTGCCGCGCCTCGTGGCACGCCGGCAGCTGAGCTATGGGGTCAGCCTGCTCCTCGCGCTCCTGCGCAAGAAGCTGGTGGATGTGGACGCGTCCGGGGGCAGCAGCCGGCTCGTGCTCCGGCGTGAGGACATCCATGAGCTGGTGCGGCTGTTCCAGTCAGACGGCACCAACGAGGTGCGCCGGGTGGACCGGCTGGATGCGGACATCGCGAAGGTGGTGGAGCTGGGCTTCCTTCGCAAGCTGCGCGAGAGCGATGACACCTTCGAGGTCCGTCGCATCCTCAAGGCGTTCGTCGACGCGCAGTGGCTGGATGCTTTCGAGCAGCGGCTCGCGGACTACCGCGCTCACCTCAACGAAGACCATGGAGGTACCGCATGACCATCGCACGTCCCGCCATCCAGGCGGATCTCCTCGACGTGGGCGCTCACAACGAGCGCGCCGGGTTCCGGCTTCATCGCTTCGAGGTCTACAACTGGGGAACCTTCCACCAGCAGGTGTGGAACCTGGGGCTCCATGGAGACAGCGGGCTGCTGACCGGGGATATCGGCTCGGGCAAGTCGACCCTGGTGGACGCGCTGGTGACGCTGCTCGTCCCGCCGCAGAAGCTGGCGTTCAACAAGGCCGCGGGGGCGGAGTCCCGGGAGCGCACCCTGCGCTCCTACGTCCTGGGGCAGTACAAGTCCGAGCGCTCGGAGGCGGGGAGTGGTGCCCGTCCCGTCTTCCTGCGTGACGGGACGACCTACTCCGTGCTGCTCGCGCACTTCCACAACGAGGGGTACGGGCAGGACGTCACGCTGGCCCAGGTGCTGTGGATGCGCGAGACGGAGGCCCAGCCCGCGCGGTTCTATGTCGTGGCGGACGCGCGGCTCTCCATCGCCGAGCACTTCTCGCGCTTCGGAGCGGACCTGGGGAACCTGAAGAAGCGCCTCAAGGGGCTCACCCGCGAGGTGCATGACACCTTCCCGCCCTACCAGGCGGCCTTCCGGCGGCGGTTCGGGATCGAGAATGAGCAGGCGCTGGATCTCTTCCTCCAGACGGTGTCGATGAAGTCGGTGGGGAACCTGACCGACTTCGTGCGCCAGCACATGCTCCCGCCGTCCACCGTCGAGACACGGCTGACCGCGCTCATCTCCCACTTCGATGACCTCCACCGGGCGCACGAGGCGGTGCTCAAGGCGAAGCGTCAGCTCAGCCTGCTCGAGCCCCTGGTCGAGGACTGCGAACGCTACGCCAGCGTGGCGGCCGAACTGGACGCGCTGCGGGTCTGCCGCGAGGCCCTGCGGCCCTGGTTCTCCGAGCAGCGGGCGAAGTTCGCCGAGGCGCGCCTGGCGGAGCTGGGAACGGAGCGCGAGCAGCTGCGGCTCGAAGGGGAGCAGCTCAAGGAGGCGCTGAGCCGGCAGGGACTGGAGAGGGACCGGATCAAGCAGGCGATCGCGGCGAAGGGGGGAGGGCGGATCGAATCGGTCAAGGCCGAGCTCGACCAGCGGCGGCAGGAGAAGGAGGCGCGGTGGCAGAAGGCCGAGCGCTACAGGAAGCTGGCTGAGGCGGTCGGGCTCCCCGCGGCTGCTGATGCGGACGTCTTCCTGGCCAATACGCAGGCCGTCCAGTCGCTGCGCGAGCAGGCCGAGACGGAGCTCGCCCAGACGCAGAAGGGGCTCACGGATGCCGAGGTCCAGCTCCGCGAGCTCAAGGCCTCCCATCAGGAGATCCTGACCGAGCTCGAATCCCTCCGGCGGCGGCGCTCCAACATCCCTGCCAGCATGCTCCAGCTCCGTGAGCGGATGTGCGCCGAGCTCAAGTTGGATGCGGAGTCGCTGCCCTTCGCCGGTGAGCTGCTGCAGGTACGCGAGGAGGAGCGCGACTGGGAGGGAGCTATCGAGCGGGTGCTGCATGCCTTCGGGCTCTCGCTCCTGGTGCCGGACGGGGACTACCAGCGGGTTGCGCAGTGGGTGGAGCGCACCCATCTGGGCGCACGGCTGGTCTACTACCGTGTGCGGGAGGCGGGGGCGGGGCGGACGTCCACGGCCCAGGCTCAGTCCCTGGTTCACAAGCTGGCCATCAAGTCCGACTCGGGCCTGTGCCGCTGGCTGGAGGCGGAGCTCGCGCGGCGCTTCGACTACGCGTGCTGCGACACTCCGGAGGAGTTCCAGCGCGCGCGTCAGGCCCTGACTCGGGCCGGGCAGCTCAAGGGTGCCGGAGAGCGACACGAGAAGGACGACCGGTACCGGCTCGATGACCGCTCGCGCTGGGTGCTTGGCTGGACGAACGAGGGGAAGCGGAAGACGTTGGAGGCGAAGGCGCGTGGGCTGGAGGCCCGGCTCCAGACGGCGGCCGCGAAGTGGCGGGAGCTTGAGGCGAAGCGCAAGGCCCTGCAAGGCCGGGGCGAGCTGCTGGGCAAGCTGACCGTCTTCGACTGCTTCCGGGAGCTGGACTGGAAGTCCATCGCGCTGGACATCCAGCTTGGGGAGGTGCACCTGCGGCAGCTCGAGTCCGCCTCCAATGTGCTGCGCACGCTCGAGCGGCAGCTCGACAAGTGCGAGCGCGAGCTGGAGGCGACACAGGCGAAGCTGAAGGCGGTGGAGAAGCGTCAGGCGCGCCAGGAGGTGCAGGAGGATGACGCGCGCAAGGTGCTGACGGCCTGTCAGCAGGCGCAGCGGGATGCCACCGAGGCGATGCGGGCCTGCTACCCGCGGGTGGAGGCTTTGTGCACGGAAGTAGGGAAGGGGGCCGCGCTCGATACCGATACCGCCGAGGAGCGCGAGCGGCAGGTTCGCGAGGAGCTTCAGCGGAGGATCGACGGGGAGGGCAAACGGCAGGAGCGGGCGCGAGACGGCATCGTCCGAGCGATGCAGACCTACCGGGCGGCCTTCCCGCTGGAGACGCAGGAGGTGGATGCGAGCCTGGACGCCGCGGGCGACTACAAGGCGATGCTGGTGTCGCTGCGCGGCGATGACCTGCCTCGCTTCGAGGTCCGCTTCAAGAGCCTGTTGAACGAGAACACCATCCGCGAGGTGGCCAACTTCCAGGCGCAGCTGCATCGAGAGCGCCAGGACATCCGCGAGCGCGTCGACACCATCAACCGCTCACTGAGGGCCATCGACTACAACCCGGACCGCTACATCGTCCTGGAGATCAGTCCGAGCACCGACCCCGACGTGCGCGACTTCCAGCACGACCTGCGCGCGTGCACGGAAGGGACGCTCCCGGGCGCGGAGGACGACGCGTACTCGGAGAAGAAGTTCCTCGAGGTGAAGCGCATCATCGAGCGCTTCCGGGGGCGAGAGGGCCATACGGAGGTGGATGCGCGCTGGACGCGGCGGGTGACGGACGTGCGCAACTGGTTCGCCTTCTCGGCCTCGGAGCGCTGGCGCGAGGATGACCGGGAGCACGAGCACTACACGGACTCGGGGGGCAAGTCGGGCGGGCAGAAGGAGAAGCTCGCGTACACGGTGCTCGCCGCGAGCCTCGCCTACCAGTTTGGCCTGCAGTGGGGAGAGACGCGCTCGCGCTCGTTCCGCTTCGTCGTCATCGACGAGGCGTTCGGTCGCGGCTCGGACGAGTCGGCGCAGTATGGGCTGGAGCTCTTCCGTCGGCTCAACCTGCAATTGCTCATCGTGACGCCCCTGCAGAAGATCCGTGTCATCGAGCCCTATGTCTCGAGCGTGGGATTCGTGCACAACCACGAGGGGCGGCTCTCCAAGGTGCGCAACCTCACGATCGAGGACTACCGCTCCGAGCGCGATGCACGCAGCGCGTGAGCCTGGGTGGCCTCCACGGGTGTGGACGGCCGCTCGCTCAGGGGAGTGGCAGGGGAGGCCATGAAGGCCCGGGCACTGTCGTGCCCACCAGGCGGAGCCGCCAACCGTTACGGGGATGGTGCGACTTCCACCCCTACCGTCCAGCAGGGGGGCGCCCCCATCGTTCGCGCATGGCCACCACCCAGGGATCGCGTCGGGTCTTCATCGGGCTCATCCTGCTATCCATCGTCCTGGTGTTGCTGGTCATCTCGCCTTTCTTCGAGGCGTTCTTCCTGGCCGCGGTGCTGGCCGGAGCCTTCTTTGGCATGCAGACCTGGCTGACGAAGCGCCTGTGGGGAAGGAGCGGGCTGGCGGCCGGCATCATCAGCCTGGGCATCGTCCTGGCCCTGCTGGTGCCTCTCGCCGCGCTCACGGCGTTCATCGTGTCCCAGGTCATCGAAGGGGTGAACTTCATCTCCACCCTCATCCAGCAGCGAGGGCTGGAGGGCTTGCTGGCCTACGTCCCAGGGCCCTTCAAGGACTCCGCCGCGCGCATGTTGGAGCGCTTCCAGTCGGGGAGCGCAGGGATGTGGCAGACCCTGCAGGAGCAGCTGAGCGCCCGGGGCGCCGTCGCGGCCCAGACGGTGGGCGGAGTGGTGGCAGCCACGGGTTCGATGATCTTCCAGGCCGTGATGATGCTCATCGCGCTCTATTTCCTGCTGGTGGATGGCAAGCGGCTCGTGGAGTGGCTGGAGAGTGTGTCCCCCCTCAAGCGAGGACAGACGACGGAGCTGCTGACCGAGTTCCGCCGCGTCACCCGGTCGGTGCTGGTGTCCACTCTCGCGACCGCGGGCGTGCAGGCGGTCGCGGCGCTGGTGGGCTACCTCATCACCGGTGTGCCCGTTCCCATCTTCTTCGCGGCGGTGACGTTCTTCTTCGCGCTCATCCCGGCCGTTGGCGCCGCCGCGGTGTGCGTGGCCGCCGCTCTGGTGCTGCTCGCCACCGGGCACCCCGTGGCCGCGATCGTCCTGGCCGCGTGGGGCATCATCGTGGTGGGGCTCTCGGACAACGTCATCAAGCCGCTGCTCGCCAAGCGGGGCATGCACATGCACGGCGTCATCGTCTTCTTCGCCCTGCTGGGAGGCCTGTCCGTCTTCGGTCCGATCGGCCTGCTGCTGGGGCCGCTCAGCGTGGCCTTCTTCCTGGCCGTGGTGCGCATCTACGAGCGCGACTACGGACGGCCCTCCGCCCGCCCTGGAGACCCCGCCACTCCGCCGCAGGCCCTGCCCCCCGTGGAGAGGGGCGAAGGTTGGGAGCCCTCCCGTACCACGGTCGAAGGCCCTGAGGAGCGGCACTCACATTAGCCGGTGGGCTTGGTGGCCTGGAGCTGGCGCGCGGCCTGGATCGTGTTCGCGAGCAGCATCGTGATGGTCATCGGGCCTACGCCCCCAGGGACAGGGGTGATGGCCTCGGCCTTCGCGCTGACGGCGTCGAAGTCCACGTCCCCCACCATGCGGTAGCCGCGCGGGGAGCTCTCGTCGGGGACGCGGTTCTGCCCCACGTCGATGACCACCACGCCGGGCTTCACCATGTCGGCGGTGATGAGGTTCTGCTTCCCCACCGCGACGATGAGGATGTCCGCCTGCCGGGTGTAGGAGGCGAGGTCCTGCGTGTGCCGGTGGGTGAGGGTGACCGTGGCGTCGGGGCCGGGAGCCATGAGCAGCGAGGCCAGCGGCTTGCTGACGATGAGGCTCCGGCCCACGATGACGGCATGCCTGCCTCGGGTGGTGACGTTCTCGCGGCGGAGCATCTCCATGATTCCGGCCGGGGTGCACGGCACGAACGCTCGGGGGTCGCCCACGAAGGCCAGGCCGGCGTTGAGGGGATGGAAGCCGTCCACGTCCTTGGCCGGGTGGATGTGCTCGAGCACGGCCTTGTAGGGCAGGTGGGCGGGCAGGGGGAGCTGCACCAGGATGCCGTGCACCGATGGATCGGAGTTCAGGCGGTCAATGACAGAGAACAGCTCGTCCTTGGATACGTCCTCCGGCAGGTTCAGCGTCTGGCCCTTCATCCCCAGGGCTTCGCACGCGCGCGTCTTGCTGGCCACGTAGGCCTGGCTCGCCGGATTGTTCCCCACCAGCACCACGGAGAGTCCGGGTGTGACTCCGGTGGCTCGGAGGGCCGCTACCTCCTGGGCCATCTGCTCCCTCATCACCCGGCTGATCTCGGTCCCGTCAATGATGCGCGCCATGCGCTGGCTGCATACGCCAATTTCCAGGTGTTGGCGTCCGGTTTCTTCACCGCCTCCACTCTGGGTGTTGACTGGGGACTGGCTCGTGACGCGGGCTTCCTACTCGGCATCATCTTCGTCGGTCTCGGCGTCAGGGGCTTCGCGCTCGAGCTGCTCGGCGATGGTCTTCACCTGCATCTCCGCCGCCTGGATCTTCCCGCGGCAGAGCGTCACGAGTTCGGCGGCTTCCTTCACCAGCCCGGAGAGCTCGTCGACGTCGACCTGGCCTTCCTCGATCTCCTGCAGGATCTCCTCCAGCCGCGCCGCGGCCTCACCGTAGGAGGGCTCGTTCGTCGACCGCTTCTGCTTTGCCATGTCCCTGCCAGGATCCTTCTTCGTCGAGTTCTTGGGTGCCATATGCCTATGTCTTCTCCGGACCTTCGGAGCGAATCCGCAATGTGCCCCGCTTCAGCTCGGCCGTGAGCGAGGTGCCGCTGGGGGCCTGCGCGGCATCCTTGAGGACCGCTCCCGTCTCCGTGCGCAAGATGGCGTACCCGCGCTCCACCACGCGCCGTGGATCCAACAAGAGCAGGCGACGTCTCCGCGCTTCGACGCGCTCGCTTTCGATCGCGAGCTGCCTGGAGGCGTACGGGCCCAGCCGCGAAGCGATCTCGTCGAGTCGACGCGACTCGGAGGAGAGGTCGCTCCCCGCGCCCCGGCGGAGCCGCCGTGCCGCATCCCGAAGAGTCTGGATGCTCCGCTCGAGGAGGTCCTTGGCCACGAGTGGGATCTGGCGGGCCTGCTCCTCGAGCTCCGACGAGGAACCCTCGAGGAGCTCCTTGGCGTGATCGAGAATTCTCTCCAGGTGCGCTTCGACCACGTCCCGGGACTCCAGGACGTGATCGACGAGCATGCGAGCCGCCGCTGTCGGGGTCTTGGCGCTTCGGCCCACGAAGTCGAGCAAAGACAAGTCCCGCTCATGGCCGATTCCGACCAGGACAGGGATGGGGAATGTCGCGACGGCCCGAGCGATGGCCTCCGAGTCGAACCATGCGAGATCCGTTCGCGAGCCGCCGCCCCGGCAGATGAGCAGGACATCGAACTCCGCGGCATGGGCTCGGAACCAGTCCAGCGCATTCAGGACCGAGGGCTCTGTCTGTCGTCCCTGGACACGCGCTCCATGGACCACTACGTCGAACGCGAACCCGGACTCCTCCAGCGTACGCAGCACGTCGTGGTAGGCGTCCGACTCCAGACTCGTCACGAGGCCTACGCGCAGGGGCAGCCGGGGGAAGGGCAGCGAGCGGTTCCGCTCGAGGAGGCCTTCTTCGGCAAGCCGCCGGCGAAGCTCCTCTTGTCGCCGGGCTACCTCTCCCAGCGTGTAGTCCAGATCGAGGTCCTCGATCACGAACTGGTACGAGCCCCACGGGACGTAGAGCTCGACGCGCCCACGCACCCGGATCTGGAGCTCGTCCTCGAGCTGGAAGGGGTCACCCGCCTTGGCGAGCCGGTCTTCGAGGTCTCGCAGCGTGCGCCCGAAGAGGACGGCCCTGAGCTTGGAGGATTCCTTTCCCCACGCATCGCGTTCGATGAGCTCGAAGCCGACGACGCTCCTGTGTCGGGCCTTGTTGAGCCCGGAGATCTCACCCACGAGCCACAGGGAGTTTGGAAACGCCCGCTGGAGGGCCCCTTGGACCTTCTCATTGAGCTGCGAGACGGTGAGGTCGGTCGCCGCTCCCACCTGCTTGCGTGGAGCGCCAGGTACGTGCTCATTCGTGCCGAGGGCGAGTTGACCGCCACGTTCACGGTACAGGCGCTGCGTGTTCTCGCAGAAGTCGAATCCCTCGGCGTGTAGCTGGTCCACGACCGCGACCACGTTCTCCTCGGGAACCGACCAATATTTCTCGGTGCCGTTCCAGTGGCGGGCGGGGAGCGTTTTGACGACGTCCACGAGCCTGCTCTCGTAGCGAAAACGGATCTGGAGCGCCCCGAGACCATCGTTGGTGACCCGCCGACTCATCAGGTCACTTTATCACCGCAAGCGGGGATCCAGCTTGGGACGCTTGCTTGCCTCCTCCAGGAGGATTAGGCCGGCGGTCATGGCCGAGCACCACATCGACCACGACGGAGTCCGCATCGCCTTCCAGGTCCTCGGTCGCCAGGACGCGCCTGCGGTGCTCCTGCTCGCGGGCAAAGGGTGCGGCTCCAGGTATTGGCCGGATGCTTTCTGCAAGCCTCTGGCCCGGTGGCTTGACGCATGCGCCCGTACTCCCGTGTAGTTCCGGAGCGACGGCTTTCTGGCAACGTCGCTCCCGAGGTGCGCCGTGTCTATCCGTCTTCCCGGCGCACCCGCTACGGGCGCGCGTCTGGGGCCCTGCTTTGGCGGCTGGGTCCTCATCGTCCTCTTTCAGTTCGCGTGTGCCACGAACACCCGACAGGGCAGCTCCGTGGCCTATCGCTCCAACTCGCTCGCGTCCCCGCCGGCACCAGAGGAGCGTGTGGCCGTCACGGTGGAGCCAGGGCTCGAGTCCGCCACGTTGTACGTCATGGACTTCATCGAGCCTGGCGCCGTGCCTACGCGGCCAGTGCCCATCCCCAGGGCCGAGTTCCAGCAGTCCTTCCTACGCCTGGCTCGCGAGGTGCGGCTGGGGGTGAAAGCTCCACGAGAGGCCGCCCGGGAGTTGCTCGACCTCCTGCGACCACCCGAGGGCGTCGAGACTGTGGACAGCCAGGGGGACTGGCTGCTGGAGGTGTATCGCCATCAAGCCTACACCCTCGTGCCCGAGCGTCAGGAGGGGCTGGTTCGCCTTGCCCCCGAGGCGGATGCAGCCCTGAAGGCGAAGTACCTCCAGTGGTGCGAGTCACGAGGAGGAGGCGACTGCCTGGGCCTGCTGGACGACGGGCCCTACCTGCGTACGGACGACCGGCGCACCCTGGCTCTGGCGTTCGCTTTCGGCACTGTGCTCGACGAGACGCAGGCGGCCCTGGCGCGCGAGCTGCTGGACGTACGGGCACTCGTCTCCATGGTCGTCTGGACGGTGGCCCTCTACTGCATGATGTGGGTAGTGCCCGAGCCGACGACCAAAGCCGTCGCTGCCGGCATGACCCTCCTCCTGATGGGCTACCTGGGCCTCGAGACGGTGTACGGGCTGATGGACGGGTGGGCCCGCATGGCCGACGCAGCGCACGACGCCCCCACCTTCGAAGAGTTGCGCGCGGCGGGCGAGAAATTCGGCCAGGTGCTGGGCGAGGACGCGGCACGGGCCATGATTCTCGCCGTGGCCACTCTCAGCGGGCACACGGTGGGACAGGTGGCTGCGCGGGTGAGACTGCTGCCGAGATTCAACCTCGCGGGGGCGCAGTTCGAGGCTCAGGGCGGTGCCGCCGCCATGGGGCGCTTGGAGGGCACGGAGGCGGCGCTCACGACGGAGGGGGCGCTGGCCAAGGCCGTGGTGTCAGTGGAAACGGTCGCCATCTCTCCTCAGGGCCCCATGGCCGTGGTGATGCTCAAGAAGGGGCGCGGCCGGAGCGGGGGACACGCTCCTGGGGGGCGCTCCGCCGAAACCCTCATTCGTCACCGAGGCGGCAACCGGCAGGTGGAACTCAGCGACGGCCAGCGCTGGCACTTGCCTCGTGGCAGATCGGTGGCCGACATTCCCGCCGAGGATCAGGTGGGCGACATGCTCCAGGATGCTGTCACCAGGGCTGCGAAGGAGTGGGGGCCCCACAGGCTCAGCCAGAACGAGCGAAGAGCCATCGACGATGCCAGGCAGAGGGGCGAATATTGGTTGGCGCGGTTGCTGGAGCGCGAGGCCCAGGGGCGGTTCGTACACGAAGAGCTCAAAGCCCGGTTGCGAGGGAGCCTTCGGTACAAACACCAGGGAGTGGACGTGGTTGACCTGAAGACGGGCCATAAGTACGAGATTCTCTCCGGCACGGAGTCGAATCTCGCGCGTCATGGCAGGCGCATGACGGGTGAGTTCTTCCGGATGCTCACCTTCTAAAAGGAGCAACCATGGGATGGCTCGAGAACGTTCTCATGGAGAACAAGGAGATTGTAGACGAGCGGCTGGAGTTGACTGACAAGAATTCGCTCTATTTCCTTGGCCCCAACCTATTGCTTAGAAACTGCACTGTCATCCTGAAGGTCTCCGCAAGGAACCTGATCATCGTTGGGGCTCGGTTCATTGACTGCACCTTCGAGGTGAAGCAGGAACTGAAAAACCACCAGCAATGGGTGAAGGCCTCCCTCAAGGGGTGCCGCTTCAAGGGGCGGCTGACTGGGTGCGACTTTGGGCACTGGCCCGACTACGGCACAGGTTGGGAGCACGGGGCCATCGAGGACTGCGACTTCACCGAGGCTCGCTTGGATGGCTGCCGTATCATGGGCTCTGACCCTGCCACCATCCGCTTTCCGAAGTGGCCCTGCTTCACCATCTTGGACCCCATTGGCCATGCCTCCAAACTCCGCAGCGCGACGTGGCCGGGCCGGTTTGGCTCTGTCGTCGTGGACGAACTTCACACCCAACCGGCTTGCACCAAGGCGTTGACTGAACACGCCCTCACCATTGCAAAGCAGTTGGACACCACCCCGGAGGAACTCCGGGCTGTTGTCGAGAAGTTCGACTGCATCGTTTATTAAAATCCCGCGCCAGCCCACCCGCTGCTCGAACGCGTCGATCTGCTCGGGCGTGGCCGGTGGATTGGGGGAGTGGTGGCGCGAGACCTCTTCGATCAAGGCGTTCAAGGCCATGGACTTCAATCCGTGTAGGGCAGGTCGGGGCTCACCATGCTCCACCTGCTGGTCCCCATCGCATCAGGTGTCCGTGAGCCTCCGTGATTGACGGACCTGTCATGGCTCCGCTGTAATCGCGGGTGCTGCTCCTGGCGTGGGGCATGCTCAGGAGGCCTCATATGCCACGCTTGGCGGTGGTGCTGCTGGCCGCATTCCTCGCGGGGTGCAGCAGCCCAACGAAGGTCGTTCGCTTGGACACAGGCCAGGGCGAGCCCCGCGTCCATGTGCCACGCCGCGACGTAGAACCGGTGGAGGTGAGCCAAGAGGAGTTCAAGGAGGCGGTGGC from Hyalangium gracile includes these protein-coding regions:
- the xseA gene encoding exodeoxyribonuclease VII large subunit encodes the protein MDVVKTLPARHWNGTEKYWSVPEENVVAVVDQLHAEGFDFCENTQRLYRERGGQLALGTNEHVPGAPRKQVGAATDLTVSQLNEKVQGALQRAFPNSLWLVGEISGLNKARHRSVVGFELIERDAWGKESSKLRAVLFGRTLRDLEDRLAKAGDPFQLEDELQIRVRGRVELYVPWGSYQFVIEDLDLDYTLGEVARRQEELRRRLAEEGLLERNRSLPFPRLPLRVGLVTSLESDAYHDVLRTLEESGFAFDVVVHGARVQGRQTEPSVLNALDWFRAHAAEFDVLLICRGGGSRTDLAWFDSEAIARAVATFPIPVLVGIGHERDLSLLDFVGRSAKTPTAAARMLVDHVLESRDVVEAHLERILDHAKELLEGSSSELEEQARQIPLVAKDLLERSIQTLRDAARRLRRGAGSDLSSESRRLDEIASRLGPYASRQLAIESERVEARRRRLLLLDPRRVVERGYAILRTETGAVLKDAAQAPSGTSLTAELKRGTLRIRSEGPEKT
- the xseB gene encoding exodeoxyribonuclease VII small subunit, with the protein product MAKQKRSTNEPSYGEAAARLEEILQEIEEGQVDVDELSGLVKEAAELVTLCRGKIQAAEMQVKTIAEQLEREAPDAETDEDDAE
- a CDS encoding DUF3375 domain-containing protein; protein product: MDFATLETLRDKHPAWRLLVADHAAFVISFLHGSFIEAKARAWSQRELSLRLEDHLHALRERLGEGSLPRTAEAYLDDWAGALCGWLRKFYPPGSDEPHFDLTPAAERAIRWLAQLSERPFVGTESRLLTVFHLLKQMTEGTEQDPQARLAELERQKAELEAEIARVRAGQLEMMEESAIRERFQQMADTAHGLLADFRQLEHGFHELDRALRERIATWEGTRGELLETVFGEHDAISGSDEGRSFRAFWDFLMSPARQEELTRSLERVLAHPAVQALQPDPRLTRIHFDWLEAGEHTQRTVARLSSQLRRYLDEHVWLENRRIMQLLRGVEQHALAIRNHPPGAAFMELDEPAPSLELPVERPLFSPPVQARLTDTEVREASGEVPSEALFARMFIDKEQLREHVRDALRTREQVSLAELVREHPLEHGLAELVVYLSLAAENRRAAIDDSNTQDFFWTDARGCERRATLPLVLFLR
- the folD gene encoding bifunctional methylenetetrahydrofolate dehydrogenase/methenyltetrahydrofolate cyclohydrolase FolD, with the protein product MARIIDGTEISRVMREQMAQEVAALRATGVTPGLSVVLVGNNPASQAYVASKTRACEALGMKGQTLNLPEDVSKDELFSVIDRLNSDPSVHGILVQLPLPAHLPYKAVLEHIHPAKDVDGFHPLNAGLAFVGDPRAFVPCTPAGIMEMLRRENVTTRGRHAVIVGRSLIVSKPLASLLMAPGPDATVTLTHRHTQDLASYTRQADILIVAVGKQNLITADMVKPGVVVIDVGQNRVPDESSPRGYRMVGDVDFDAVSAKAEAITPVPGGVGPMTITMLLANTIQAARQLQATKPTG
- a CDS encoding ATP-binding protein, producing MTIARPAIQADLLDVGAHNERAGFRLHRFEVYNWGTFHQQVWNLGLHGDSGLLTGDIGSGKSTLVDALVTLLVPPQKLAFNKAAGAESRERTLRSYVLGQYKSERSEAGSGARPVFLRDGTTYSVLLAHFHNEGYGQDVTLAQVLWMRETEAQPARFYVVADARLSIAEHFSRFGADLGNLKKRLKGLTREVHDTFPPYQAAFRRRFGIENEQALDLFLQTVSMKSVGNLTDFVRQHMLPPSTVETRLTALISHFDDLHRAHEAVLKAKRQLSLLEPLVEDCERYASVAAELDALRVCREALRPWFSEQRAKFAEARLAELGTEREQLRLEGEQLKEALSRQGLERDRIKQAIAAKGGGRIESVKAELDQRRQEKEARWQKAERYRKLAEAVGLPAAADADVFLANTQAVQSLREQAETELAQTQKGLTDAEVQLRELKASHQEILTELESLRRRRSNIPASMLQLRERMCAELKLDAESLPFAGELLQVREEERDWEGAIERVLHAFGLSLLVPDGDYQRVAQWVERTHLGARLVYYRVREAGAGRTSTAQAQSLVHKLAIKSDSGLCRWLEAELARRFDYACCDTPEEFQRARQALTRAGQLKGAGERHEKDDRYRLDDRSRWVLGWTNEGKRKTLEAKARGLEARLQTAAAKWRELEAKRKALQGRGELLGKLTVFDCFRELDWKSIALDIQLGEVHLRQLESASNVLRTLERQLDKCERELEATQAKLKAVEKRQARQEVQEDDARKVLTACQQAQRDATEAMRACYPRVEALCTEVGKGAALDTDTAEERERQVREELQRRIDGEGKRQERARDGIVRAMQTYRAAFPLETQEVDASLDAAGDYKAMLVSLRGDDLPRFEVRFKSLLNENTIREVANFQAQLHRERQDIRERVDTINRSLRAIDYNPDRYIVLEISPSTDPDVRDFQHDLRACTEGTLPGAEDDAYSEKKFLEVKRIIERFRGREGHTEVDARWTRRVTDVRNWFAFSASERWREDDREHEHYTDSGGKSGGQKEKLAYTVLAASLAYQFGLQWGETRSRSFRFVVIDEAFGRGSDESAQYGLELFRRLNLQLLIVTPLQKIRVIEPYVSSVGFVHNHEGRLSKVRNLTIEDYRSERDARSA
- a CDS encoding DUF4194 domain-containing protein — protein: MLVSLMKGVLYQEDDPVLWQTLLQQQGRVRDHVLVLGLQLMLDEAEGYACLRQRPMGGDEQELPRLVARRQLSYGVSLLLALLRKKLVDVDASGGSSRLVLRREDIHELVRLFQSDGTNEVRRVDRLDADIAKVVELGFLRKLRESDDTFEVRRILKAFVDAQWLDAFEQRLADYRAHLNEDHGGTA
- a CDS encoding AI-2E family transporter is translated as MATTQGSRRVFIGLILLSIVLVLLVISPFFEAFFLAAVLAGAFFGMQTWLTKRLWGRSGLAAGIISLGIVLALLVPLAALTAFIVSQVIEGVNFISTLIQQRGLEGLLAYVPGPFKDSAARMLERFQSGSAGMWQTLQEQLSARGAVAAQTVGGVVAATGSMIFQAVMMLIALYFLLVDGKRLVEWLESVSPLKRGQTTELLTEFRRVTRSVLVSTLATAGVQAVAALVGYLITGVPVPIFFAAVTFFFALIPAVGAAAVCVAAALVLLATGHPVAAIVLAAWGIIVVGLSDNVIKPLLAKRGMHMHGVIVFFALLGGLSVFGPIGLLLGPLSVAFFLAVVRIYERDYGRPSARPGDPATPPQALPPVERGEGWEPSRTTVEGPEERHSH